One region of Thiorhodovibrio frisius genomic DNA includes:
- a CDS encoding metallophosphoesterase family protein encodes MKVAVFSDVQGNIQAFEQAIAIIDAWQPDLVATAGDLINRGPDNHSCLALFEQRRRQHGWLAVRGNHEAWVSRWSREGARTPQEQAMFAFTDWTCRQLGELAQRLDHWPDHLCFDAPGDRPGCGADLWVHIAHGTLAGNRDGISPRTADESLQDKLPADLALYITGHTHKVHTRRVLGMDIVNVGSVGSPFDDDPRGSLGLFSFYRGRWHTEIRRFDYDREQSTRRFEESGFLDQGGPLAQVIFAEWQQARPLLAHWRHQYEAAVMAGEVDLQWSVDQFLRTEPQHNNNHR; translated from the coding sequence ATGAAAGTCGCCGTCTTCTCGGACGTGCAGGGCAACATCCAGGCCTTCGAGCAGGCCATCGCCATCATCGACGCCTGGCAGCCGGATCTGGTTGCCACTGCTGGCGATCTGATCAACCGCGGCCCGGACAACCACAGCTGCCTGGCGTTGTTCGAGCAACGCCGCCGCCAGCACGGCTGGCTGGCCGTGCGCGGCAATCACGAGGCCTGGGTCTCGCGCTGGAGCCGCGAGGGCGCGCGCACGCCTCAGGAACAGGCCATGTTCGCTTTTACCGACTGGACCTGCCGCCAGCTCGGCGAGCTTGCCCAAAGGCTAGACCATTGGCCGGATCATCTGTGCTTCGATGCGCCGGGCGACAGACCGGGCTGCGGCGCCGATCTTTGGGTCCACATCGCCCATGGCACCTTGGCCGGAAATCGCGATGGCATCTCGCCGCGCACCGCAGATGAATCCCTGCAAGACAAGCTGCCCGCCGATCTGGCCCTGTACATTACCGGTCACACCCACAAGGTCCATACGCGCAGGGTCTTAGGCATGGATATCGTCAACGTCGGTTCGGTCGGCTCGCCGTTCGACGACGACCCGCGTGGCAGCCTTGGGCTATTCAGCTTTTATCGCGGACGCTGGCACACTGAGATCCGCCGCTTCGACTATGATCGCGAACAAAGCACGCGTCGCTTCGAGGAATCCGGCTTTCTCGATCAGGGCGGCCCGCTCGCGCAGGTGATTTTTGCCGAGTGGCAACAGGCGCGGCCCCTGCTCGCGCACTGGCGTCACCAGTACGAGGCCGCCGTGATGGCGGGAGAAGTCGATCTGCAATGGTCGGTCGACCAATTTCTGCGCACTGAGCCGCAGCACAACAACAACCACAGGTAA
- a CDS encoding MTH1187 family thiamine-binding protein: MSVLLDLSIFPVDQGSSLSPFIAPVVEMIAASGHDYQLTAMGTLIETDSLAQALALIESAHAILAEHGCERVYATAKLDIRAHANQRLSGKVASVNQRLRQGTEQQTRRAVTGQSTKGTTSQ, from the coding sequence ATGTCCGTCTTGCTTGACCTGAGTATTTTTCCGGTTGACCAGGGTAGCAGCCTGAGCCCTTTCATCGCCCCAGTCGTCGAGATGATCGCTGCCAGCGGTCATGACTACCAACTCACCGCCATGGGCACCCTGATCGAAACTGACTCCCTCGCTCAGGCCCTGGCGCTGATTGAAAGCGCCCACGCAATCCTTGCCGAGCACGGCTGCGAGCGCGTCTACGCGACCGCCAAGCTCGACATTCGAGCCCACGCCAACCAACGTCTGAGCGGCAAGGTCGCTTCCGTCAATCAGCGTCTGCGCCAGGGCACCGAGCAACAGACTCGACGAGCGGTTACCGGGCAATCAACCAAGGGAACCACCAGCCAATGA
- the purN gene encoding phosphoribosylglycinamide formyltransferase — protein MIPDIPQGEFQPNPELDLATKPSSKSPEPTRNPLAVVVLISGSGSNLQALIDGQQGGDLPIVIRAVISNVPDVRGLERAEAAGISTAVLNHRLFDDRAAFDTALMALIDSFDPALVVLAGFMRILTPDFVRHYLGRLLNIHPSLLPKYQGLHTHARALAAGDSEHGATVHFVTEELDGGPPILQARVPVLPDDDDDRLAARVLKQEHKIYPEAVRWFASGRLCLDPDKRARLDGKLLTAPVSLPPNC, from the coding sequence ATGATCCCAGACATCCCTCAGGGTGAATTTCAGCCGAACCCGGAACTCGATCTCGCCACCAAACCCTCCAGCAAGAGTCCCGAACCAACTCGAAACCCTTTGGCAGTCGTAGTGCTGATCTCAGGCAGCGGCAGCAACCTGCAAGCCCTGATCGATGGCCAACAGGGAGGCGACTTACCCATCGTCATCCGCGCTGTGATCAGCAATGTCCCGGACGTTCGTGGCCTCGAGCGGGCTGAGGCCGCCGGCATCAGCACGGCCGTACTGAATCACAGACTATTTGACGACCGTGCCGCCTTCGATACCGCACTCATGGCACTGATCGACAGCTTCGATCCTGCGCTGGTGGTCCTCGCGGGCTTCATGCGCATCCTGACGCCCGACTTTGTCCGCCACTACCTGGGCCGACTGCTTAACATTCATCCGTCTCTGCTGCCGAAATACCAAGGCCTGCACACCCACGCGCGCGCTTTGGCCGCAGGCGATAGCGAACATGGCGCCACAGTGCATTTCGTCACCGAGGAACTCGACGGCGGTCCGCCAATTTTGCAGGCGCGAGTCCCGGTGCTGCCCGACGACGACGACGACCGCCTTGCCGCCCGGGTGCTAAAGCAGGAACACAAAATCTACCCCGAAGCAGTGCGCTGGTTTGCCAGCGGACGCCTGTGCCTCGACCCGGACAAGCGCGCCCGGCTTGATGGTAAATTACTGACAGCGCCCGTCAGCCTGCCGCCGAATTGTTAG
- the purM gene encoding phosphoribosylformylglycinamidine cyclo-ligase → MSQTPISQPPLDYRSAGVDIDAGAELVERIKPLAAATARPGVGRLGGFGGLFELPLGRYRNPVLVSGTDGVGTKLKLAIDTGRHDGIGIDLVAMCANDILVTGAEPLFFLDYYATGKLELDIATAVIAGIAEGCRQAGCALIGGETAEMPGMYQTGDYDLAGFCVGLAEKDALLGPERVQVGDNIIALASSGPHSNGYSLIRQVLERSGAELTDPCGDASLIDALLAPTRIYVRSLLPLIETLDIHALAHITGGGITDNLPRVMPPNTKAIIDLSSWTLPPVFAWLQQQGGILDAEMRRTFNCGVGLLVLLPPERTDEALAAFNKAGEQAWVIGRIDANQGAPEVRYN, encoded by the coding sequence ATGAGCCAGACACCCATATCCCAACCACCGCTCGACTACCGCAGCGCTGGTGTTGATATCGACGCCGGCGCCGAGTTGGTCGAGCGCATCAAGCCGCTCGCCGCTGCCACCGCGCGCCCCGGCGTCGGCCGGTTGGGCGGCTTCGGTGGCCTGTTCGAGCTGCCCTTGGGCCGCTACCGCAACCCGGTGCTGGTCTCGGGCACCGACGGCGTCGGCACCAAGCTCAAGCTGGCAATTGACACCGGCCGCCATGATGGCATCGGCATCGATCTGGTCGCGATGTGCGCCAATGATATTTTGGTCACGGGCGCCGAGCCGCTGTTCTTTCTCGACTACTATGCCACCGGCAAGCTGGAACTCGATATTGCCACCGCCGTGATCGCCGGCATCGCCGAGGGCTGCCGCCAGGCCGGCTGCGCCCTGATCGGCGGTGAGACCGCCGAAATGCCCGGCATGTACCAGACCGGAGACTACGACTTGGCCGGCTTCTGCGTCGGCCTCGCTGAAAAGGACGCCCTGCTTGGCCCCGAGCGCGTGCAGGTCGGCGACAACATTATCGCGCTGGCCTCCTCCGGCCCGCATTCCAACGGCTACTCCCTGATTCGCCAGGTACTCGAGCGCAGCGGCGCTGAACTGACCGACCCTTGCGGCGACGCCAGCCTGATCGATGCCCTGCTCGCTCCCACCCGCATCTATGTGCGCTCTCTGCTGCCATTGATCGAGACACTCGACATCCATGCCCTGGCGCACATCACCGGCGGTGGCATCACCGACAACCTGCCCCGTGTCATGCCACCGAACACCAAGGCAATCATTGATCTCTCGAGCTGGACCCTACCACCGGTCTTCGCCTGGCTACAGCAGCAGGGAGGCATCCTTGATGCAGAAATGCGCCGCACCTTCAACTGCGGTGTGGGACTGCTGGTATTGCTGCCACCTGAGCGCACCGATGAAGCATTGGCGGCATTCAACAAGGCCGGCGAACAGGCATGGGTGATTGGACGCATCGATGCAAATCAAGGCGCCCCGGAAGTCCGTTACAACTAA
- the rfbC gene encoding dTDP-4-dehydrorhamnose 3,5-epimerase, with translation MNILTTALPDVLIIEPQVFGDERGFFVETWQQERYAEAGIGPEFVQDNLAYSRQGVLRGLHLQNPYAQGKLVQVLQGEVFDVAVDVRRGSPSFGRWHGCLLSGENKRQFWVPAGFAHGYLVTGEDALFNYKCTDAYHPETQFSVRWDDPAIGIDWPLKGDPILSDADRAALPLAEITPERLPVFDPAAHS, from the coding sequence GTGAATATTCTCACCACAGCGCTGCCAGACGTCCTCATCATCGAACCCCAGGTCTTTGGCGACGAGCGCGGCTTTTTTGTCGAGACCTGGCAGCAGGAGCGCTACGCCGAGGCCGGCATCGGCCCGGAGTTTGTGCAGGACAATCTGGCCTATTCCCGCCAAGGCGTGCTGCGCGGGCTGCATCTGCAGAACCCCTACGCCCAAGGGAAACTAGTGCAAGTGCTGCAAGGCGAGGTCTTCGATGTCGCCGTCGATGTGCGTCGTGGCTCGCCGAGCTTCGGGCGTTGGCATGGCTGCCTTCTGAGCGGCGAGAACAAACGCCAGTTCTGGGTGCCAGCCGGCTTCGCCCACGGCTATCTGGTCACCGGCGAAGATGCGCTCTTTAACTACAAGTGCACCGACGCCTACCACCCCGAGACCCAGTTCTCGGTGCGTTGGGACGACCCAGCTATTGGCATCGACTGGCCGTTGAAAGGTGACCCCATCCTGTCAGATGCCGACCGCGCCGCCTTACCCCTGGCCGAGATCACCCCGGAGCGATTGCCAGTGTTCGACCCCGCCGCCCACAGCTGA
- the rfbA gene encoding glucose-1-phosphate thymidylyltransferase RfbA produces the protein MTRKGIILAGGAGTRLHPLTIAVSKQLMPVYDKPMIYYPLSVLMLAGIREILVITTPQDQTAFRTLLGDGSQWGLSLDYAVQPEPGGLAQAFLIGRDFIAGQPSCLILGDNIFYGGGLTPCLKSAAARTKGATVFGYQVRDPERYGVAEFNTEGQVISLEEKPAKPKSQHAVTGLYFYDEQVCDIAAELRPSPRGELEITDLNNCYLARGELYLEKLGRGIAWLDTGTQESLLQAANFIQAIEQRQGLKICAPEEMAFLNRWIDAEQLRVLAEPLRKSGYGDYLLRLLPTN, from the coding sequence ATGACACGCAAAGGCATTATCCTCGCCGGCGGTGCCGGCACCCGGTTGCATCCGCTCACCATTGCGGTCAGCAAGCAACTGATGCCCGTCTATGACAAGCCGATGATCTACTATCCGCTCTCGGTGCTAATGCTGGCCGGGATTCGCGAGATTCTGGTTATCACCACGCCGCAGGACCAAACGGCCTTTCGCACTTTGCTTGGTGATGGCAGCCAATGGGGTCTATCGCTGGACTACGCCGTGCAACCCGAGCCGGGCGGTCTGGCGCAGGCCTTTCTGATCGGCCGGGATTTCATTGCCGGACAACCCAGCTGTTTGATTCTGGGTGATAACATTTTCTACGGCGGTGGGCTGACACCCTGCTTAAAAAGCGCCGCCGCCCGAACCAAGGGCGCCACTGTCTTTGGCTATCAGGTCCGCGACCCGGAACGCTATGGCGTAGCCGAATTCAATACTGAAGGCCAGGTGATCAGCCTGGAGGAAAAGCCGGCCAAGCCAAAGTCCCAGCATGCAGTGACGGGTCTCTATTTCTATGACGAGCAGGTGTGCGACATCGCCGCGGAGCTGCGGCCTTCACCGCGTGGCGAGCTCGAAATCACTGACCTCAACAACTGCTATCTGGCCAGAGGCGAGCTGTATCTGGAAAAACTCGGCCGCGGCATCGCCTGGCTCGACACCGGCACCCAGGAATCTCTGCTACAAGCGGCCAATTTCATTCAGGCCATTGAGCAGCGCCAGGGACTCAAGATCTGCGCGCCCGAGGAAATGGCCTTTCTGAACCGCTGGATCGACGCCGAACAGTTGCGCGTCCTGGCCGAGCCCCTGCGCAAGAGCGGCTATGGCGACTATCTTCTGCGCCTGTTGCCGACCAACTGA